The proteins below are encoded in one region of Myxocyprinus asiaticus isolate MX2 ecotype Aquarium Trade chromosome 13, UBuf_Myxa_2, whole genome shotgun sequence:
- the LOC127450537 gene encoding interferon alpha-13-like yields the protein MDHHLMAWLCAIVCFAQVWSLPTNCILHKSLMKTSYTLLETMGGLFPLQCLKDHVSISFPQYVFQSNNTQQATGVEKAIYQTLQNIDTLFENDGVPDQWNAQKLDDFQNIIYRQIEDSKCVMNKFEATQDFPSRDVALKAYFEIISTVVKEKGFSYCAWEIVRKEILRTLKFILTQNSDIML from the exons ATGGATCACCATCTTATGGCCTGGCTGTGCGCCATTGTCTGCTTTGCGCAGGTTTGGTCATTGCCAACAAACTGCATCCTCCACAAGAGCTTAATGAAGACGTCATACACACTTCTAGAAACAATG GGGGGtctttttcctttgcaatgcctGAAGGACCATGTTTCCATTTCTTTTCCCCAATATGTGTTCCAGTCCAACAATACACAGCAG GCTACTGGTGTCGAAAAAGCCATTTACCAGACACTCCAGAATATTGACACACTGTTTGAGAATGATGGTGTTCCTGACCAGTGGAATGCGCAAAAACTGGATGACTTTCAAAACATCATATACCGCCAGATTGAGGACAGCAAATGC GTGATGAATAAGTTTGAAGCGACACAGGATTTCCCTAGTAGAGATGTTGCACTCAAAGCTTACTTCGAGATCATATCCACAGTTGTGAAAGAAAAG GGTTTTAGTTACTGCGCATGGGAAATCGTGAGGAAGGAGATACTCCGCACTCTGAAGTTCATACTGACGCAAAACTCCGACATCATGTTATGA